Proteins encoded together in one Rhinopithecus roxellana isolate Shanxi Qingling chromosome 3, ASM756505v1, whole genome shotgun sequence window:
- the PLK2 gene encoding serine/threonine-protein kinase PLK2 isoform X1 — MELLRTITYQPAASTKMCEQALGKGCGGDSKKKRPPQPPEESQPPQSQAQVPPAAPHHHHHHSHSGPEISRIIVDPTTGKRYCRGKVLGKGGFAKCYEMTDLTNNKVYAAKIIPHSRVAKPHQREKIDKEIELHRILHHKHVVQFYHYFEDKENIYILLEYCSRRSMAHILKARKVLTEPEVRYYLRQIVSGLKYLHEQEILHRDLKLGNFFINEAMELKVGDFGLAARLEPLEHRRRTICGTPNYLSPEVLNKQGHGCESDIWALGCVMYTMLLGRPPFETTNLKETYRCIREARYTMPSSLLAPAKHLIASMLSKNPEDRPSLDDIIRHDFFLQGFTPDRLSSSCCHTVPDFHLSSPAKNFFKKAAAALFGGKKDKARYIDTHNRVSKEDEDIYKLRHDLKKTSITQQPSKHRTDEELQPPTTTVARSGTPAVENKQQIGDAIRMIVRGTLGSCSSSSECLEDSTMGSVADTVARVLRGCLENMPEADCIPKEQLSTSFQWVTKWVDYSNKYGFGYQLSDHTVGVLFNNGAHMSLLPDKKTVHYYAELGQCSVFPATDAPEQFISQVTVLKYFSHYMEENLMDGGDLPSVTDIRRPRLYLLQWLKSDKALMMLFNDGTFQVNFYHDHTKIIICSQNEEYLLTYINEDRISTTFRLTTLLMSGCSLELKNRMEYALNMLLQRCN, encoded by the exons ATGGAGCTTTTGCGGACTATCACCTACCAGCCAGCCGCCAGCACCAAAATGTGCGAGCAGGCGCTGGGCAAGGGTTGCGGAGGGGACTCGAAGAAGAAGCGGCCGCCGCAGCCCCCCGAGGAATCGCAGCCACCTCAGTCCCAGGCGCAGGTGCCCCCGGCGGCCCcgcaccaccatcaccaccattcgcACTCGGGGCCCGAGATCTCGCGGATTATCGTCGACCCCACGACGGGGAAGCGCTACTGCCGAGGCAAAGTGCTGGGAAAG gGTGGCTTTGCAAAATGTTACGAGATGACAGATTTGACAAATAACAAAGTCTACGCCGCAAAAATTATTCCTCACAGCAGAGTAGCTAAACCTCATCAAAGGGAAAAG ATTGACAAAGAAATAGAGCTTCACAGAATTCTTCATCATAAGCATGTAGTGCAGTTTTACCACTACTTTgaggataaagaaaacatttacattCTCTTGGAATACTGCAGTAGAAGG tCAATGGCTCATATTTTGAAAGCAAGAAAGGTGTTGACAGAGCCAGAAGTTCGATACTACCTCAGGCAGATTGTGTCTGGACTGAAATACCTTCATGAACAAGAAATCTTGCACAGAGATCTCAAACTAG GGAACTTTTTTATTAATGAAGCCATGGAACTAAAAGTTGGGGACTTCGGTTTGGCAGCCAGGCTAGAACCCTTGGAACACAGAAGGAG AACGATATGTGGTACCCCAAACTATCTCTCTCCTGAAGTCCTGAACAAACAAGGGCATGGCTGTGAATCAGACATTTGGGCCCTGGGCTGTGTAAT GTATACAATGTTACTAGGGAGGCCCCCATTTGAAACTACAAATCTCAAAGAAACTTACAGGTGCATAAGGGAAGCAAGGTATACAATGCCGTCCTCATTGCTGGCTCCTGCGAAGCACTTAATTGCTAGTATGTTGTCCAAAAACCCAGAGGATCGTCCCAGTTTGGATGACATCATTCGACATGACTTTTTTTTGCAG GGCTTCACTCCAGACAGACTGTCTTCCAGCTGTTGTCACACAGTTCCAGATTTCCACTTATCAAGCCCAGCTAAGAATTTCTTTAAGAAAGCAGCTGCTGCTCTTTTTGGTGGCAAAAAAGACAAAGCAAGATATATTGACACACATA ATAGAGTGTCTAAAGAAGATGAAGACATCTACAAGCTTAGGCATGATTTGAAAAAGACTTCAATAACTCAGCAACCCAGCAAACACAGGACAGATGAG GAGCTCCAACCACCTACCACCACAGTTGCCAGGTCTGGAACACCCGCAGTAGAAAACAAGCAGCAGATTGGGGATGCTATTCGGATGATAGTCAGAGGGACTCttggcagctgcagcagcagcagtgaaT GCCTTGAAGACAGTACAATGGGAAGTGTTGCAGACACAGTGGCAAGAGTTCTTCGGGGATGTCTGGAAAACATGCCAGAAGCCGATTGCATTCCCAAAGAGCAGCTGAGCACATCATTTCAGTGGGTCACCAAATGGGTTGATTACTCTAACAAATACGGCTTCGGGTACCAGCTCTCAGACCACACCGTCGGTGTCCTTTTCAACAATGGTGCTCACATGAGCCTCCTTCCAGACAAAAA AACAGTTCACTATTACGCAGAGCTTGGCCAAtgctcagttttcccagcaacagATGCTCCTGAGCAATTTATTAGTCAAGTGACGGTGCTGAAATACTTTTCTCATTACATGGAGGAGAACCTCATGGAT GGTGGAGATCTGCCTAGTGTTACTGATATTCGAAGACCTCGGCTCTACCTCCTTCAGTGGCTAAAATCTGATAAGGCCCTAATGATGCTCTTTAATGATGGCACCTTTCAG gtgaATTTCTACCATGATCACACAAAAATAATCATCTGTAGCCAAAATGAAGAATACCTTCTCACTTACATCAATGAGGACAGGATATCCACAACTTTCAGACTGACAACTCTGCTGATGTCTGGCTGTTCATTAGAATTAAAAAATCGAATGGAATATGCCCTGAACATGCTCTTACAGAGATGTAACTGA
- the PLK2 gene encoding serine/threonine-protein kinase PLK2 isoform X2: protein MELLRTITYQPAASTKMCEQALGKGCGGDSKKKRPPQPPEESQPPQSQAQVPPAAPHHHHHHSHSGPEISRIIVDPTTGKRYCRGKVLGKGGFAKCYEMTDLTNNKVYAAKIIPHSRVAKPHQREKIDKEIELHRILHHKHVVQFYHYFEDKENIYILLEYCSRRSMAHILKARKVLTEPEVRYYLRQIVSGLKYLHEQEILHRDLKLGNFFINEAMELKVGDFGLAARLEPLEHRRRTICGTPNYLSPEVLNKQGHGCESDIWALGCVMYTMLLGRPPFETTNLKETYRCIREARYTMPSSLLAPAKHLIASMLSKNPEDRPSLDDIIRHDFFLQGFTPDRLSSSCCHTVPDFHLSSPAKNFFKKAAAALFGGKKDKARYIDTHNRVSKEDEDIYKLRHDLKKTSITQQPSKHRTDEELQPPTTTVARSGTPAVENKQQIGDAIRMIVRGTLGSCSSSSECLEDSTMGSVADTVARVLRGCLENMPEADCIPKEQLSTSFQWVTKWVDYSNKYGFGYQLSDHTVGVLFNNGAHMSLLPDKK, encoded by the exons ATGGAGCTTTTGCGGACTATCACCTACCAGCCAGCCGCCAGCACCAAAATGTGCGAGCAGGCGCTGGGCAAGGGTTGCGGAGGGGACTCGAAGAAGAAGCGGCCGCCGCAGCCCCCCGAGGAATCGCAGCCACCTCAGTCCCAGGCGCAGGTGCCCCCGGCGGCCCcgcaccaccatcaccaccattcgcACTCGGGGCCCGAGATCTCGCGGATTATCGTCGACCCCACGACGGGGAAGCGCTACTGCCGAGGCAAAGTGCTGGGAAAG gGTGGCTTTGCAAAATGTTACGAGATGACAGATTTGACAAATAACAAAGTCTACGCCGCAAAAATTATTCCTCACAGCAGAGTAGCTAAACCTCATCAAAGGGAAAAG ATTGACAAAGAAATAGAGCTTCACAGAATTCTTCATCATAAGCATGTAGTGCAGTTTTACCACTACTTTgaggataaagaaaacatttacattCTCTTGGAATACTGCAGTAGAAGG tCAATGGCTCATATTTTGAAAGCAAGAAAGGTGTTGACAGAGCCAGAAGTTCGATACTACCTCAGGCAGATTGTGTCTGGACTGAAATACCTTCATGAACAAGAAATCTTGCACAGAGATCTCAAACTAG GGAACTTTTTTATTAATGAAGCCATGGAACTAAAAGTTGGGGACTTCGGTTTGGCAGCCAGGCTAGAACCCTTGGAACACAGAAGGAG AACGATATGTGGTACCCCAAACTATCTCTCTCCTGAAGTCCTGAACAAACAAGGGCATGGCTGTGAATCAGACATTTGGGCCCTGGGCTGTGTAAT GTATACAATGTTACTAGGGAGGCCCCCATTTGAAACTACAAATCTCAAAGAAACTTACAGGTGCATAAGGGAAGCAAGGTATACAATGCCGTCCTCATTGCTGGCTCCTGCGAAGCACTTAATTGCTAGTATGTTGTCCAAAAACCCAGAGGATCGTCCCAGTTTGGATGACATCATTCGACATGACTTTTTTTTGCAG GGCTTCACTCCAGACAGACTGTCTTCCAGCTGTTGTCACACAGTTCCAGATTTCCACTTATCAAGCCCAGCTAAGAATTTCTTTAAGAAAGCAGCTGCTGCTCTTTTTGGTGGCAAAAAAGACAAAGCAAGATATATTGACACACATA ATAGAGTGTCTAAAGAAGATGAAGACATCTACAAGCTTAGGCATGATTTGAAAAAGACTTCAATAACTCAGCAACCCAGCAAACACAGGACAGATGAG GAGCTCCAACCACCTACCACCACAGTTGCCAGGTCTGGAACACCCGCAGTAGAAAACAAGCAGCAGATTGGGGATGCTATTCGGATGATAGTCAGAGGGACTCttggcagctgcagcagcagcagtgaaT GCCTTGAAGACAGTACAATGGGAAGTGTTGCAGACACAGTGGCAAGAGTTCTTCGGGGATGTCTGGAAAACATGCCAGAAGCCGATTGCATTCCCAAAGAGCAGCTGAGCACATCATTTCAGTGGGTCACCAAATGGGTTGATTACTCTAACAAATACGGCTTCGGGTACCAGCTCTCAGACCACACCGTCGGTGTCCTTTTCAACAATGGTGCTCACATGAGCCTCCTTCCAGACAAAAAGTAA